The proteins below are encoded in one region of Lepisosteus oculatus isolate fLepOcu1 chromosome 10, fLepOcu1.hap2, whole genome shotgun sequence:
- the tert gene encoding telomerase reverse transcriptase isoform X1 translates to MSRENIKLFDPVLRILRSVYSSVLTLEEYIAGIRFKEDNRQPLVLSTDSAKYKKFITSIIVCTSADSKALAQPTSYEQLCTLKELVSIILKKIMQKKKRNVLAHGLKGVGENCASVFSQQSNHCTSAISSGPLWDLLLQRIGTAVMMHLLESCALFTTVAPSCLYQVAGIPVYDHFITGDNYSSFKCVRLRSLHNRFNVLLQLAKSKVNFYRNRRKSQKRMRKHQKKRGAPGPRQNISKTDSEGPPTKKAKKEPGCNTIEERKQKAKKAPVSAVFFKAQSMLYSSFKSSVLSKQPKVQSRADPVKQINSNAEDLVKDIFLCRKGFDGRKKIPKRFKSMLGTFSQLLKNHRKCPFHLFLERTCSEEPTGQNTVAKATGSLDSKEPSDFQGLLSKETKPTQVYMFIRECLKYIIPFQLWGSQHNFNRFLINVKKLISMGKFDRLSLQEVLWKMRVQDCDWLKLNKSAPCPATEHRYREKILASFLTWVLGTLVIVLVRTSFYVTESSWQKNMLMFFKKKIWRRLWDMAISKHLSQGEFVSLRSEEFAKATVATVRFIPKRNGMRPIVKMGAVVEQKPYSSQSNRRKSFNIQLRNLYDILCVNVTKRPHLLGSSVFGLQDIYRVWGDFAVKNKAQNLPALPKYFVKVDIAGAFDSLPHEKLLEVVSSVLKPVMDQEYCIRRYAQIWADSNEGLKKNFRRHATTLGDLLPNMRSFTAVQQKKSNLRNAILVEQGLSMNVFGHEMLTFFQEMLANVVLRIGNKTYRQCCGIPQGSIVSTLLCSLCYGDMENRILGDLKENGCLLRLVDDFLLITPHLSKAQMFLRILAAGIPEYGCVINPQKIVANFPIDNILNCSGALQLPLECLFPWCGLLLDTHSLDIFCDYGSYAGVSIRYSLTLGSTSQPGQHMRKKLLSVLKLKCHAIFLDLKINSQQAVYLNIYKILLLQAYRFHACVINLPFGQKVHNNPTFFLTVISEMAAYSYSIIRQRNKETQFGMKNASGLLPFEAVQLLCYSAFLVKLSTHRCTYKCLLGNLKTCKRRLERKLPMDTLCLIRHVTDPPLPQDFTAMTS, encoded by the exons ATGTCTAGGGAGAATATCAAGCTTTTTGACCCAGTGTTGCGTATCCTAAGATCTGTGTATTCATCTGTGCTGACATTGGAGGAATACATCGCCGGCATTCGTTTCAAAGAGGACAACAGACAGCCTCTGGTGTTAAGCACTGACAGCGCGAAATACAAAAAATTCATTACAAGCATCATTGTTTGCACTTCCGCCGACAGCAAGGCTTTGGCACAGCCCACCAGTTATGAACAG CTTTGTACACTGAAAGAACTGGTCTCCATCATTCTGAAGAAGAtcatgcagaagaaaaaaagaaatgttctgGCACATGGACTGAAGGGCGTCGGTGAAAACTGTGCTTCCGTTTTTTCTCAACAAAGTAACCACTGCACCTCTGCTATCAGCAGCGGTCCGCTGTGGGATCTCCTACTCCAAAGGATTGGAACTGCTGTTATGATGCATCTCTTGGAGTCGTGTGCTCTCTTCACAACAGTAGCCCCTTCTTGTCTTTACCAGGTTGCTGGGATCCCTGTATACGATCACTTCATCACTGGGGATAATTACTCCTCATTTAAATGTGTGAGGCTTAGGTCACTGCACAACCGATTTAATGTGCTCTTGCAGCTGGCAAAATCTAAAGTAAATTTCTATAGAAACCGTAGGAAGTCGCAGAAGAGGATGAGGAAACACCAGAAAAAGCGAGGTGCCCCAGGTCCCCGCCAAAACATCAGCAAAACTGACAGTGAGGGGCCTCCAACCAAGAAGGCCAAGAAAGAGCCAGGGTGCAATACTATAGAGGAGAGAaagcaaaaggcaaaaaaagccCCTGTTTCAGCTGTATTTTTCAAGGCCCAAAGCATGTTGTATTCAAGCTTCAAGTCTTCTGTCCTGAGCAAACAACCGAAAGTACAGTCCAGGGCTGATCCTGTGAAGCAGATAAACTCTAATGCAGAAGATCTTGTGAAGGACATATTTTTATGCAGAAAGGGATTTGATGGCAGGAAAAAAATCCCCAAGCGTTTCAAAAGCATGCTTGGCACATTTAGCCAGTTGCTTAAAAATCATAGAAAATGTCCATTTCACCTTTTCTTAGAAAGGACttgctcagaagaacccacaggTCAAAACACAGTGGCAAAGGCAACTGGAAGTTTGGACTCAAAAGAGCCCAGTGATTTCCAAGGTCTTCTTTCAAAAGAAACCAAACCCACACAGGTTTATATGTTCATAAGGGAGtgcttaaaatacattattccaTTTCAGCTGTGGGGTTCACAACACAATTTCAATAGATTTTTAATAAACgttaaaaaattaatttccaTGGGGAAGTTTGACAGACTGTCTCTTCAGGAAGTCCTTTGGAAGATGAGAGTGCAGGACTGTGACTGGCTTAAGCTAAATAAATCTG CTCCCTGTCCTGCGACTGAGCACCGATACCGTGAGAAGATCCTGGCAAGTTTTTTAACTTGGGTTTTGGGCACCTTGGTTATTGTGCTAGTAAGGACATCGTTCTATGTCACTGAAAGCTCCTGGCAAAAAAATATGCTtatgttctttaaaaagaagATCTGGAGAAGACTGTGGGACATGGCTATaag CAAGCACCTGTCTCAAGGAGAATTTGTGTCTCTGAGATCAGAGGAATTTGCCAAGGCAACTGTTGCAACAGTGAGGTTTATTCCAAAAAGAAATGGCATGCGACCTATTGTCAAAATGGGAGCAGTGGTGGAACAGAAACCATACAGCAGCCAGAGCAACAGAAGAAAG TCCTTCAATATCCAGCTTCGAAACCTCTATGACATCCTCTGTGTGAATGTGACGAAGAGGCCCCACCTGCTAGGCTCCTCTGTGTTTGGTTTACAGGATATATACAGAGTTTGGGGTGATTTTGCAGTAAAAAACAAAGCTCAGAATTTGCCTGCACTTCCAAAATACTTTGTAAAG GTTGATATAGCTGGTGCCTTTGACAGCCTCCCACATGAAAAACTGTTGGAAGTGGTGTCTAGTGTTCTAAAGCCTGTGATGGACCAAGAGTATTGCATCCGGCGCTATGCACAGATCTGGGCTGACTCCAATGAaggactgaaaaaaaatttcagaaGACAT GCCACAACGTTGGGAGACTTGTTGCCCAACATGAGATCTTTCACAGCTGTGcagcaaaaaaaatcaaatttgcgGAATGCAATACTGGTTGAACAG GGCCTTTCAATGAATGTGTTTGGTCACGAGATGCTTACATTCTTCCAGGAAATGCTTGCAAATGTTGTCCTCAGGATTGGGAATAA AACCTACAGACAGTGCTGTGGAATCCCTCAGGGCTCCATTGTGTCCACTCTGCTGTGCAGCCTGTGTTATGGAGACATGGAGAATAGGATTCTTGGGGACTTGAAGGAAAATGG GTGTTTGCTGAGATTGGTTGATGATTTTTTGCTCATCACTCCCCACTTGTCCAAAGCACAGATGTTTCTCAG AATTCTGGCAGCCGGGATCCCTGAATATGGCTGCGTCATTAACCCTCAGAAGATCGTGGCTAATTTCCCCATCGATAACATCCTGAACTGCTCTGGGGCCCTACAGCTGCCATTAGAGTGCTTGTTCCCCTGGTGTGGCCTTCTGCTGGATACCCATTCACTTGATATCTTCTGTGACTATGGAAG TTATGCTGGAGTGTCCATTCGCTACAGTTTGACCCTTGGTTCAACATCTCAGCCTGGGCAGCACATGAGGAAGAAACTTTTGTCAGTTCTGAAACTCAAGTGTCATGCCATCTTCCTCGACTTGAag ATCAACAGTCAACAGGCAGTGTACCTcaacatttacaaaatactcCTTCTTCAAGCATACAG GTTCCATGCCTGTGTGATAAACCTGCCATTCGGACAGAAGGTCCACAACAATCCCACTTTCTTCTTGACAGTCATCTCCGAAATGGCAGCTTATAGCTACTCAATTATAAGACAAAGGAACAAAG aaacccAGTTTGGTATGAAAAATGCATCCGGCCTCCTGCCTTTTGAAGCCGTGCAgctgctgtgctacagtgctTTTCTTGTGAAGCTGTCAACACACAGATGCACTTACAAATGCCTTCTTGGAAACCTAAAGACAT GTAAGAGGCGACTCGAGAGAAAGCTCCCAATGGACACTTTGTGCCTAATCAGGCATGTGACTGATCCTCCATTGCCTCAGGACTTCACAGCCATGACAAGTTAG
- the tert gene encoding telomerase reverse transcriptase isoform X2, which produces MSRENIKLFDPVLRILRSVYSSVLTLEEYIAGIRFKEDNRQPLVLSTDSAKYKKFITSIIVCTSADSKALAQPTSYEQLCTLKELVSIILKKIMQKKKRNVLAHGLKGVGENCASVFSQQSNHCTSAISSGPLWDLLLQRIGTAVMMHLLESCALFTTVAPSCLYQVAGIPVYDHFITGDNYSSFKCVRLRSLHNRFNVLLQLAKSKVNFYRNRRKSQKRMRKHQKKRGAPGPRQNISKTDSEGPPTKKAKKEPGCNTIEERKQKAKKAPVSAVFFKAQSMLYSSFKSSVLSKQPKVQSRADPVKQINSNAEDLVKDIFLCRKGFDGRKKIPKRFKSMLGTFSQLLKNHRKCPFHLFLERTCSEEPTGQNTVAKATGSLDSKEPSDFQGLLSKETKPTQVYMFIRECLKYIIPFQLWGSQHNFNRFLINVKKLISMGKFDRLSLQEVLWKMRVQDCDWLKLNKSAPCPATEHRYREKILASFLTWVLGTLVIVLVRTSFYVTESSWQKNMLMFFKKKIWRRLWDMAISKHLSQGEFVSLRSEEFAKATVATVRFIPKRNGMRPIVKMGAVVEQKPYSSQSNRRKSFNIQLRNLYDILCVNVTKRPHLLGSSVFGLQDIYRVWGDFAVKNKAQNLPALPKYFVKVDIAGAFDSLPHEKLLEVVSSVLKPVMDQEYCIRRYAQIWADSNEGLKKNFRRHATTLGDLLPNMRSFTAVQQKKSNLRNAILVEQGLSMNVFGHEMLTFFQEMLANVVLRIGNKTYRQCCGIPQGSIVSTLLCSLCYGDMENRILGDLKENGCLLRLVDDFLLITPHLSKAQMFLRILAAGIPEYGCVINPQKIVANFPIDNILNCSGALQLPLECLFPWCGLLLDTHSLDIFCDYGSYAGVSIRYSLTLGSTSQPGQHMRKKLLSVLKLKCHAIFLDLKLYCMSFTTDQQSTGSVPQHLQNTPSSSIQVPCLCDKPAIRTEGPQQSHFLLDSHLRNGSL; this is translated from the exons ATGTCTAGGGAGAATATCAAGCTTTTTGACCCAGTGTTGCGTATCCTAAGATCTGTGTATTCATCTGTGCTGACATTGGAGGAATACATCGCCGGCATTCGTTTCAAAGAGGACAACAGACAGCCTCTGGTGTTAAGCACTGACAGCGCGAAATACAAAAAATTCATTACAAGCATCATTGTTTGCACTTCCGCCGACAGCAAGGCTTTGGCACAGCCCACCAGTTATGAACAG CTTTGTACACTGAAAGAACTGGTCTCCATCATTCTGAAGAAGAtcatgcagaagaaaaaaagaaatgttctgGCACATGGACTGAAGGGCGTCGGTGAAAACTGTGCTTCCGTTTTTTCTCAACAAAGTAACCACTGCACCTCTGCTATCAGCAGCGGTCCGCTGTGGGATCTCCTACTCCAAAGGATTGGAACTGCTGTTATGATGCATCTCTTGGAGTCGTGTGCTCTCTTCACAACAGTAGCCCCTTCTTGTCTTTACCAGGTTGCTGGGATCCCTGTATACGATCACTTCATCACTGGGGATAATTACTCCTCATTTAAATGTGTGAGGCTTAGGTCACTGCACAACCGATTTAATGTGCTCTTGCAGCTGGCAAAATCTAAAGTAAATTTCTATAGAAACCGTAGGAAGTCGCAGAAGAGGATGAGGAAACACCAGAAAAAGCGAGGTGCCCCAGGTCCCCGCCAAAACATCAGCAAAACTGACAGTGAGGGGCCTCCAACCAAGAAGGCCAAGAAAGAGCCAGGGTGCAATACTATAGAGGAGAGAaagcaaaaggcaaaaaaagccCCTGTTTCAGCTGTATTTTTCAAGGCCCAAAGCATGTTGTATTCAAGCTTCAAGTCTTCTGTCCTGAGCAAACAACCGAAAGTACAGTCCAGGGCTGATCCTGTGAAGCAGATAAACTCTAATGCAGAAGATCTTGTGAAGGACATATTTTTATGCAGAAAGGGATTTGATGGCAGGAAAAAAATCCCCAAGCGTTTCAAAAGCATGCTTGGCACATTTAGCCAGTTGCTTAAAAATCATAGAAAATGTCCATTTCACCTTTTCTTAGAAAGGACttgctcagaagaacccacaggTCAAAACACAGTGGCAAAGGCAACTGGAAGTTTGGACTCAAAAGAGCCCAGTGATTTCCAAGGTCTTCTTTCAAAAGAAACCAAACCCACACAGGTTTATATGTTCATAAGGGAGtgcttaaaatacattattccaTTTCAGCTGTGGGGTTCACAACACAATTTCAATAGATTTTTAATAAACgttaaaaaattaatttccaTGGGGAAGTTTGACAGACTGTCTCTTCAGGAAGTCCTTTGGAAGATGAGAGTGCAGGACTGTGACTGGCTTAAGCTAAATAAATCTG CTCCCTGTCCTGCGACTGAGCACCGATACCGTGAGAAGATCCTGGCAAGTTTTTTAACTTGGGTTTTGGGCACCTTGGTTATTGTGCTAGTAAGGACATCGTTCTATGTCACTGAAAGCTCCTGGCAAAAAAATATGCTtatgttctttaaaaagaagATCTGGAGAAGACTGTGGGACATGGCTATaag CAAGCACCTGTCTCAAGGAGAATTTGTGTCTCTGAGATCAGAGGAATTTGCCAAGGCAACTGTTGCAACAGTGAGGTTTATTCCAAAAAGAAATGGCATGCGACCTATTGTCAAAATGGGAGCAGTGGTGGAACAGAAACCATACAGCAGCCAGAGCAACAGAAGAAAG TCCTTCAATATCCAGCTTCGAAACCTCTATGACATCCTCTGTGTGAATGTGACGAAGAGGCCCCACCTGCTAGGCTCCTCTGTGTTTGGTTTACAGGATATATACAGAGTTTGGGGTGATTTTGCAGTAAAAAACAAAGCTCAGAATTTGCCTGCACTTCCAAAATACTTTGTAAAG GTTGATATAGCTGGTGCCTTTGACAGCCTCCCACATGAAAAACTGTTGGAAGTGGTGTCTAGTGTTCTAAAGCCTGTGATGGACCAAGAGTATTGCATCCGGCGCTATGCACAGATCTGGGCTGACTCCAATGAaggactgaaaaaaaatttcagaaGACAT GCCACAACGTTGGGAGACTTGTTGCCCAACATGAGATCTTTCACAGCTGTGcagcaaaaaaaatcaaatttgcgGAATGCAATACTGGTTGAACAG GGCCTTTCAATGAATGTGTTTGGTCACGAGATGCTTACATTCTTCCAGGAAATGCTTGCAAATGTTGTCCTCAGGATTGGGAATAA AACCTACAGACAGTGCTGTGGAATCCCTCAGGGCTCCATTGTGTCCACTCTGCTGTGCAGCCTGTGTTATGGAGACATGGAGAATAGGATTCTTGGGGACTTGAAGGAAAATGG GTGTTTGCTGAGATTGGTTGATGATTTTTTGCTCATCACTCCCCACTTGTCCAAAGCACAGATGTTTCTCAG AATTCTGGCAGCCGGGATCCCTGAATATGGCTGCGTCATTAACCCTCAGAAGATCGTGGCTAATTTCCCCATCGATAACATCCTGAACTGCTCTGGGGCCCTACAGCTGCCATTAGAGTGCTTGTTCCCCTGGTGTGGCCTTCTGCTGGATACCCATTCACTTGATATCTTCTGTGACTATGGAAG TTATGCTGGAGTGTCCATTCGCTACAGTTTGACCCTTGGTTCAACATCTCAGCCTGGGCAGCACATGAGGAAGAAACTTTTGTCAGTTCTGAAACTCAAGTGTCATGCCATCTTCCTCGACTTGAag ttgtactgtatgtctttcacTACAGATCAACAGTCAACAGGCAGTGTACCTcaacatttacaaaatactcCTTCTTCAAGCATACAG GTTCCATGCCTGTGTGATAAACCTGCCATTCGGACAGAAGGTCCACAACAATCCCACTTTCTTCTTGACAGTCATCTCCGAAATGGCAGCTTATAG